A region from the Aegilops tauschii subsp. strangulata cultivar AL8/78 chromosome 5, Aet v6.0, whole genome shotgun sequence genome encodes:
- the LOC141023043 gene encoding uncharacterized protein, producing the protein MVGPFKTARGGMTHLLVAVHKFTKWIEARPVKKLDGPTAVRFVKDFAIRYGMQNNIITDNGTNFAKGALAQYCSVSGIHLDLASVAHQQSNEVVIPTDVEFDSPRITMYTEAEAKEAREDGVDLLEEARLLAHSRSAIYQQGLRYYHSKKIKPLAFWEGDLVL; encoded by the exons atggtggggCCCTTCAAGACCGCTCGAGGCGGCATGACGCATTTGCTGGTGGCGGTgcacaagttcaccaaatggatcgaaGCAAGGCCGGTCAAGAAACTGGACGGGCCAACGGCCGTCCGATTCGTCAAGGACTTCGCGATACGCTACGGCATGCAGAACAACATCATCACGGACAACGGTaccaacttcgccaagggcgcACTCGCGCAGTACTGCTCCGTCTCCGGCATCCACCTCGACCTGGCTTCCGTTGCACACCAGCAGtccaacg aagtcGTCATCCCGACCGACGTCGAGTTTGACTCGCCGCGCATCACGATGTACACTGAAGCCGAAGCCAAAGAAGCCCgcgaagacggcgtcgacctgctcgaagaagcACGTCTCCTAGCGCATAGCCGCtcagccatctaccagcaaggcctgaggtACTACCACAGCAAGAAGATAAAGCCCCTCGCTTTTTGGGAGGGAGACCTCGTCCTCTGA